A window of Cohnella herbarum contains these coding sequences:
- a CDS encoding TraR/DksA C4-type zinc finger protein → MTFSLGQDRIQALKRRLIQERDDLEKRVHENGHFGLASSYRDSTGELSGIDNHPADAGSEMFERSKDLALLEKEAFRLERVDAALSRMETGEYGRCVACGSFIPFERLEAMPTAIYCVEHEPRQETSDNRPAEELFLYPPFGRSSVDERDETGFDGEDAWQIVESWGSSNSPAMAEGNNIDDYGNMAIEADENDGYVEPLESFLATDITGHNVAIVRNRAYRQYMASNEGDHLLEPDEVVDDTYK, encoded by the coding sequence TTGACTTTTTCGTTAGGGCAAGACCGAATTCAAGCGCTTAAGAGACGATTGATTCAAGAACGCGACGATTTAGAAAAAAGAGTACACGAGAACGGCCACTTCGGCTTGGCGTCTTCGTACCGAGATTCAACTGGAGAGCTATCCGGAATCGATAACCACCCTGCGGACGCGGGATCGGAGATGTTCGAACGAAGTAAAGATTTGGCCCTATTGGAAAAGGAAGCTTTCCGCCTGGAGCGAGTCGATGCAGCGTTGTCCCGCATGGAAACGGGAGAGTATGGCCGGTGCGTCGCCTGCGGAAGCTTTATTCCGTTCGAACGGCTTGAAGCCATGCCGACCGCGATCTATTGCGTAGAACATGAGCCTAGGCAAGAAACTTCGGATAATCGTCCCGCGGAGGAATTATTCCTTTACCCGCCCTTCGGGCGCAGCAGCGTAGACGAACGGGACGAAACCGGATTCGACGGAGAGGATGCCTGGCAAATCGTCGAATCATGGGGCTCTTCTAACAGTCCGGCCATGGCCGAAGGCAATAACATCGACGATTACGGAAACATGGCCATCGAAGCGGACGAGAACGACGGTTACGTCGAACCGCTCGAAAGCTTCCTCGCCACCGACATTACAGGCCACAACGTAGCGATCGTCCGCAATCGGGCTTACCGTCAATACATGGCCTCCAACGAAGGCGACCATCTCCTCGAGCCGGATGAAGTGGTGGATGACACTTATAAATAA
- the carB gene encoding carbamoyl-phosphate synthase large subunit produces MPRNNDLKKILVIGSGPIVIGQAAEFDYAGTQACQALKEEGIEVVLINSNPATIMTDTNIADKVYIEPINLEFVSQIIRQERPDGLLPTLGGQTGLNMAVELARAGVLKQENVKLLGTQLDAIERAEDRDLFRELMRELEQPVPESVIVTTVEAAVEFANGLGYPVIVRPAYTLGGTGGGIAANEEELRETVANGIRYSPIGQCLVEKSIAGMKEVEYEVMRDANDNCIVVCNMENFDPVGVHTGDSIVVAPSQTLSDREYQMLRSASLKIIRALNIEGGCNVQFALDPQSYQYYVIEVNPRVSRSSALASKATGYPIAKMAAKIAVGYTLDEIVNPVTGQTYACFEPTLDYIVAKIPRWPFDKFTSANRKLGTQMKATGEVMAIGRTFEEAIHKAVRSLEIGVHRIYLKGANELSDEVLTTRLIKADDERLFLVGEAFRRGWTLQHIQDLTNIDWWFLDKIERIVQFEDVIRREPALTPETLLAAKRNGFTDRAIAELRNEGHPNSALTKEADVRTHRLNQGLKPVYKMVDTCAAEFEATTPYYYSTYETENEVIPSAKEKIIVLGSGPIRIGQGIEFDYSTVHAVWAIRNAGYEAVIINNNPETVSTDFSTSDRLYFEPLFFEDVMNVIEQEKPIGVIVQFGGQTAINLAAPLAKAGVRILGTSLESIDEAENRKKFEALLSKLSIPQPKGTTVTSVGEAVGAAQELGYPVLVRPSYVLGGRAMEIVYSDEELLSYMEVAVKINPEHPVLIDRYMLGKEIEVDAICDGDTVLIPGIMEHVERAGVHSGDSIAVYPPQSLSDDIKQQAIDITIKIAKELKTIGLVNIQFVVWQDKVYVIEVNPRSSRTVPFLSKVTKIPMANLATQAILGKKLIELGYQEGLWPEDEFVSVKVPVFSFAKLRRVDPTLTPEMKSTGEVMGRDRYYAKALYKGLVGSGMKIPNSGAIIATVADKDKDEAIQILKGFYNLGYKLLATGGTADALEAAGLKVRRVNKLSDGSPNILDLIRTGEAQFVVNTLTKGKTPERDGFRIRREAVENGVVCLTSLDTVSALLNMLQALRFSSEPMPAFHS; encoded by the coding sequence ATGCCCAGAAATAATGACCTCAAGAAAATTCTCGTTATCGGCTCAGGCCCGATCGTTATCGGTCAGGCGGCGGAATTCGATTATGCCGGCACGCAAGCTTGCCAAGCTCTGAAAGAAGAAGGCATCGAAGTCGTTCTGATCAACAGCAACCCTGCTACGATCATGACCGATACGAACATCGCAGATAAAGTTTACATCGAACCGATCAACCTAGAGTTCGTTTCCCAAATCATTCGCCAAGAGCGCCCCGACGGCTTGCTGCCGACGCTAGGCGGCCAAACGGGCCTTAACATGGCCGTTGAGCTGGCTCGCGCAGGCGTGCTGAAGCAAGAGAACGTCAAGCTGCTCGGAACGCAATTGGATGCGATCGAGCGCGCGGAAGACCGCGACCTGTTCCGCGAATTGATGCGGGAACTAGAGCAACCGGTGCCGGAGAGCGTTATCGTAACAACGGTTGAAGCCGCGGTTGAATTCGCGAACGGCCTGGGTTACCCGGTTATCGTTCGCCCGGCGTATACGCTCGGCGGTACGGGCGGCGGGATTGCCGCTAACGAAGAAGAGCTGCGCGAGACGGTCGCTAACGGAATCCGTTATAGCCCGATCGGGCAATGTTTGGTCGAGAAATCGATCGCGGGCATGAAGGAAGTCGAATACGAAGTTATGCGCGACGCGAACGACAACTGTATCGTCGTTTGTAACATGGAGAACTTCGATCCGGTCGGCGTTCATACCGGCGATAGCATCGTTGTGGCTCCTAGCCAGACGTTGTCCGACCGCGAATACCAAATGCTCCGCTCGGCTTCATTAAAAATCATTCGCGCATTGAACATCGAGGGCGGCTGTAACGTACAATTCGCGCTCGATCCGCAAAGCTATCAATATTATGTCATCGAAGTTAACCCGCGCGTAAGCCGCTCTTCGGCGCTCGCTTCCAAAGCGACAGGTTATCCGATCGCGAAAATGGCTGCGAAAATCGCCGTAGGTTATACTTTGGACGAAATCGTTAACCCCGTTACCGGACAAACCTACGCTTGCTTCGAGCCGACGCTCGACTACATCGTGGCTAAGATCCCGCGTTGGCCGTTCGATAAATTCACATCGGCGAACCGTAAGCTCGGCACGCAGATGAAAGCGACCGGAGAAGTCATGGCGATCGGCCGTACTTTCGAGGAAGCCATTCATAAGGCGGTCCGCTCCCTGGAAATCGGCGTTCACCGCATCTACTTGAAAGGCGCTAACGAGCTGTCCGACGAAGTATTGACGACGCGTCTGATCAAAGCGGACGACGAGCGCTTGTTCTTGGTAGGCGAAGCGTTCCGCCGCGGTTGGACGTTGCAGCATATCCAAGACCTGACGAACATCGACTGGTGGTTCTTGGACAAGATCGAACGCATCGTGCAATTCGAGGACGTTATCCGCCGCGAGCCTGCCTTGACGCCGGAAACGTTGCTGGCCGCGAAGAGAAACGGCTTCACGGACCGTGCTATCGCCGAACTTCGCAACGAAGGTCATCCGAACAGCGCCCTGACGAAGGAAGCGGATGTGCGCACGCATCGCTTGAACCAAGGCTTGAAGCCGGTTTACAAAATGGTAGATACTTGCGCGGCCGAGTTCGAAGCGACGACGCCTTACTACTATTCGACTTACGAGACGGAGAACGAGGTCATTCCGAGCGCGAAAGAAAAAATTATCGTGCTGGGATCCGGGCCGATCCGGATCGGACAAGGGATCGAATTCGATTACTCTACCGTTCATGCCGTATGGGCGATCCGCAATGCGGGTTATGAAGCGGTAATCATTAATAACAACCCGGAGACGGTTTCCACCGACTTCAGTACTTCCGACCGTTTGTACTTCGAGCCTCTGTTCTTCGAAGACGTCATGAACGTCATCGAGCAAGAGAAGCCGATCGGCGTTATCGTGCAATTCGGCGGCCAAACGGCGATCAACCTAGCGGCACCGCTTGCCAAGGCCGGAGTGCGCATTCTCGGTACTTCCTTGGAAAGCATCGACGAAGCCGAGAATCGCAAGAAATTCGAAGCGTTGCTTAGCAAGCTGAGCATTCCGCAACCGAAAGGAACTACGGTTACTTCGGTAGGCGAAGCGGTAGGCGCGGCGCAAGAACTCGGATATCCGGTTCTTGTTCGTCCTTCGTACGTGCTCGGCGGACGAGCTATGGAAATCGTATACTCCGACGAAGAGCTCCTTTCCTACATGGAAGTGGCCGTTAAAATCAATCCGGAGCATCCGGTATTGATCGACCGCTACATGCTCGGCAAAGAGATCGAAGTCGACGCGATCTGCGACGGCGACACGGTTCTTATTCCGGGGATCATGGAACACGTCGAGCGCGCGGGCGTTCACTCCGGGGACTCCATCGCGGTTTACCCTCCGCAATCGTTGTCGGATGATATTAAGCAGCAAGCGATCGATATTACGATCAAGATCGCTAAGGAATTGAAAACGATCGGTCTCGTTAACATCCAATTCGTCGTATGGCAAGACAAAGTGTACGTGATCGAGGTTAACCCTCGTTCGTCCCGTACGGTACCATTCTTGAGCAAAGTGACGAAAATCCCGATGGCGAACTTGGCCACGCAAGCGATTCTCGGCAAGAAGCTGATCGAGCTCGGCTACCAAGAAGGGCTTTGGCCGGAAGATGAATTCGTCTCGGTTAAAGTGCCGGTATTCTCCTTCGCTAAGTTGCGCCGGGTTGACCCGACGCTGACGCCGGAGATGAAATCGACGGGCGAGGTAATGGGACGCGACCGTTATTATGCGAAAGCACTGTATAAAGGTTTAGTCGGCTCGGGAATGAAAATCCCGAATTCGGGCGCGATCATCGCAACCGTCGCCGATAAAGACAAAGACGAAGCGATTCAAATTCTGAAAGGCTTCTATAATTTAGGTTACAAGCTGCTCGCCACAGGCGGAACGGCGGATGCCTTGGAAGCGGCAGGACTTAAAGTGCGCCGTGTGAACAAGCTTTCCGACGGATCGCCGAACATTCTGGATCTCATTCGTACCGGGGAAGCGCAATTCGTCGTTAACACGCTAACGAAGGGCAAGACGCCGGAGCGAGACGGCTTCCGTATTCGTCGCGAAGCGGTCGAGAACGGAGTAGTCTGCTTGACTTCGCTAGATACCGTTAGCGCGCTGCTAAACATGCTGCAAGCGTTAAGGTTCTCAAGCGAGCCTATGCCTGCTTTCCACTCTTAA
- a CDS encoding LL-diaminopimelate aminotransferase gives MTVEKYQSTFIQEQFASRIGGANYGKDTNIYKFEKIKRAKAAAKKAHPDMELIDMGVGEPDEMADAGIVAKLAEEAAKPENRGYADNGITEFKAAAAQYLKEVFSVDGIDAETEVLHTIGAKPALAMLPTVFINPGDVTIMTVPGYPVMGTHTKYLGGEVYNIQLTKENNFLPNLDAIPEDIAQRAKLLYLNYPNNPTGAAATVAFFEKAIAWAKKYNVVVVHDAPYAALTYDGVKPFSFLSVPGAKDVGVELHSLSKSYNMTGWRIGFIAGNPLIVKAFGDVKDNNDSGQFIAIQKAAAYGLNNPQITEAISAKYSRRHNKLVAALNEIGFRAEKPKGSFFLYVEAPKGIVGGQRFESAEDFSQYLIREKLISTVPWDDAGKFVRFSVTFIAQGEAEEARVIDEIKRRLTDVQFEF, from the coding sequence TTGACCGTGGAAAAATACCAATCGACCTTTATTCAAGAGCAGTTCGCAAGCCGCATCGGCGGAGCTAACTATGGTAAGGACACGAATATTTATAAATTCGAGAAAATCAAAAGGGCGAAAGCGGCAGCTAAAAAAGCTCACCCCGACATGGAATTAATCGATATGGGCGTTGGCGAGCCGGATGAAATGGCAGACGCCGGAATCGTGGCCAAGCTGGCGGAAGAAGCGGCCAAGCCGGAAAACCGCGGTTACGCCGACAACGGGATAACCGAATTCAAAGCCGCGGCAGCCCAGTATTTAAAAGAAGTTTTTTCCGTCGACGGCATAGACGCCGAAACGGAAGTTCTTCATACGATCGGCGCTAAGCCTGCTCTTGCGATGTTGCCGACGGTCTTCATCAACCCGGGCGATGTTACGATTATGACCGTACCGGGTTATCCGGTTATGGGAACGCACACGAAGTATCTTGGCGGAGAAGTGTACAATATCCAACTGACCAAGGAAAACAACTTTCTTCCGAATCTCGATGCGATCCCGGAAGATATCGCGCAACGCGCGAAATTGCTGTATTTGAACTATCCGAACAACCCGACGGGCGCCGCGGCTACCGTAGCGTTCTTCGAGAAGGCTATCGCGTGGGCGAAGAAGTACAATGTCGTTGTCGTTCACGATGCTCCGTATGCCGCGCTTACTTACGACGGAGTTAAACCGTTCAGTTTCTTGTCCGTACCGGGCGCGAAGGACGTAGGAGTTGAACTGCACTCACTGTCCAAGTCCTACAACATGACGGGTTGGCGGATCGGCTTTATCGCCGGTAACCCGCTTATCGTTAAAGCTTTCGGAGACGTGAAGGACAACAACGATTCCGGTCAATTCATCGCGATTCAGAAAGCGGCCGCATACGGTCTGAACAATCCGCAAATTACGGAAGCGATCTCGGCCAAATATTCGCGGCGCCACAATAAACTCGTTGCGGCACTGAACGAAATCGGATTCCGCGCCGAGAAACCGAAGGGCTCCTTTTTCTTATACGTAGAAGCTCCTAAAGGCATCGTGGGCGGACAACGTTTCGAGTCGGCGGAAGACTTCTCCCAATACTTGATTCGCGAGAAGTTGATCTCCACCGTGCCTTGGGATGACGCGGGTAAATTCGTCCGCTTCTCCGTTACGTTCATCGCGCAAGGAGAAGCCGAAGAAGCGCGCGTGATCGATGAAATCAAACGGCGGTTGACCGATGTGCAATTCGAATTTTAA
- a CDS encoding RluA family pseudouridine synthase, with protein sequence MAMEINPKNSNPSEDLEQGTESQFNWKIEDGQSGERIDKHIAETLADKSVSRSQVQEWIKIGAVTVNGQSVKANAKISHGDEIQVSLPEPEPLEAFPENIPLDVVYEDSDVIVINKPRGMVVHPAAGHPSGTVVNALLYHCKDLSGINGVMRPGIVHRIDKDTSGLLMVAKNDLAHASLAEQLKEHSVTRKYYALVYGVMQHDKGTIDAPIGRANHDRKLYVVTDKNSKHAITHFAVAERFDEYTLLELKLETGRTHQIRVHMKYIGFPLVGDPVYGGRSGRTLGMTGQALHAGILGFKHPRSGQYLEFSVPIPNDLEEALTILRTR encoded by the coding sequence ATGGCAATGGAGATCAACCCCAAGAACAGCAATCCGTCTGAAGATCTTGAACAAGGAACCGAAAGTCAATTCAACTGGAAGATCGAAGACGGTCAATCCGGAGAACGGATCGACAAGCACATCGCGGAAACGCTAGCGGACAAGTCCGTATCCCGTTCGCAAGTTCAGGAATGGATCAAAATCGGAGCGGTTACGGTTAACGGCCAATCCGTGAAAGCCAACGCCAAGATTTCGCATGGAGACGAGATTCAAGTGTCTTTGCCCGAGCCTGAACCTTTGGAAGCTTTTCCGGAAAATATCCCGCTTGATGTCGTGTATGAAGATAGCGACGTTATCGTCATCAACAAACCTCGCGGAATGGTCGTTCACCCTGCGGCAGGTCATCCTAGCGGCACTGTCGTTAATGCGTTGCTATACCACTGCAAAGACCTTTCCGGGATCAACGGAGTCATGAGACCCGGAATCGTACATCGGATAGACAAAGACACTTCCGGCTTGCTAATGGTCGCGAAGAACGATCTTGCGCATGCGTCGCTTGCCGAGCAGTTGAAGGAGCATAGCGTGACCCGCAAGTATTACGCGCTCGTATACGGCGTGATGCAACATGATAAAGGAACGATAGACGCTCCGATCGGACGAGCTAACCACGACCGTAAATTGTACGTCGTAACGGATAAGAACAGCAAACACGCCATTACTCATTTTGCCGTTGCGGAACGTTTCGATGAATATACGCTACTCGAACTAAAGCTGGAAACCGGAAGGACTCACCAAATCCGGGTCCACATGAAATACATTGGTTTCCCGCTGGTCGGAGATCCCGTGTACGGGGGAAGAAGCGGCCGTACGCTAGGCATGACCGGCCAAGCGTTGCATGCGGGCATACTCGGCTTTAAACATCCGCGTTCGGGACAATATTTGGAGTTCTCGGTTCCGATCCCGAATGATCTGGAAGAAGCGTTAACTATTCTTAGAACCCGTTAA
- a CDS encoding carbamoyl phosphate synthase small subunit yields MQARLLLEDGTLFTGKSFGAEGGSVGEVVFNTGITGYQEVISDPSYCGQIVTMTFPLVGNYGINRDDFESIRPFIHGFVVRRHEDVPSNWRAQYTIDQLLKEYGILGISDIDTRMLTRILRQHGTMKGMITTGNERVEELKERLGTTALLRDQVARTSTKNVFSSPGEKERIVLIDYGAKSGILRELTKRGCDVVVVPQDATAEDIRRLSPDGIQLSNGPGDPKDVPHAVNTIRELLGEFPLFGICLGHQLFALACGADTDKLKFGHRGGNHPVKELESGRCFITSQNHGYTVKEESVFGTELEVTHINNNDKTIEGLKHKKFPAFTVQYHPEAAPGPYDNSYLFDRFLEMIRDNKIANPERPRQAQLSETLRGELLYAQK; encoded by the coding sequence ATGCAAGCTAGATTATTATTGGAAGACGGTACGTTGTTTACTGGAAAAAGCTTCGGCGCCGAAGGCGGATCCGTCGGCGAAGTGGTGTTCAACACGGGAATTACGGGATATCAGGAAGTCATTTCCGATCCGTCCTACTGCGGACAAATCGTTACGATGACTTTTCCGCTTGTCGGGAACTACGGCATTAACCGCGACGACTTCGAAAGCATTCGCCCGTTCATTCACGGCTTCGTGGTTCGCCGCCACGAGGACGTGCCCAGTAACTGGAGGGCGCAATATACAATCGACCAACTGCTGAAGGAGTACGGCATCCTCGGCATCAGCGACATCGATACTCGCATGTTGACGAGGATTCTTCGTCAACACGGGACGATGAAAGGAATGATTACGACGGGCAACGAGCGCGTAGAAGAACTGAAGGAACGCCTTGGAACGACGGCTTTGCTTCGCGACCAAGTGGCGCGTACTTCGACGAAGAACGTGTTCTCCAGCCCGGGAGAGAAAGAACGCATCGTGCTGATCGATTACGGCGCGAAGAGCGGAATTTTGCGCGAGCTGACCAAACGCGGCTGCGACGTCGTCGTTGTTCCGCAAGACGCAACCGCTGAAGACATTCGTCGCCTTAGCCCGGACGGAATCCAGCTGTCCAACGGACCTGGGGATCCGAAAGACGTGCCGCATGCGGTCAATACGATCCGCGAACTGCTGGGAGAATTTCCGCTGTTCGGCATCTGCCTAGGTCACCAGTTGTTCGCGCTCGCTTGCGGCGCGGATACGGATAAGCTGAAATTCGGGCATCGCGGAGGCAACCATCCGGTTAAGGAGCTGGAATCCGGCCGCTGCTTCATCACTTCCCAGAACCATGGCTATACGGTAAAGGAAGAATCCGTTTTCGGCACGGAGCTAGAAGTGACGCACATCAACAATAACGATAAAACGATCGAAGGCTTGAAGCATAAGAAATTCCCGGCGTTCACGGTTCAATACCATCCGGAAGCGGCGCCAGGACCTTACGATAACAGCTACTTGTTCGACCGTTTCTTGGAAATGATTCGCGACAATAAGATCGCCAACCCGGAACGCCCGCGCCAAGCGCAATTGTCGGAAACGCTGAGAGGAGAGCTGCTATATGCCCAGAAATAA
- a CDS encoding dihydroorotase, translating into MATWILNAKTLNQETGSTEIKHVRVDNGLIAEWLDGSVMPDTAGAEVIDAQGKLISPGLIDMHVHLREPGFEYKETIATGTESAAKGGFTVIAPMPNTRPVMDTPETIRLVLDKAATEGVVRVLPYAAITKNELGRELTDFAALKQAGAIGFTDDGVGVQNAQMMKNAMTLAQSLDMPIIAHCEDDTLVEGAAVSEGAFARKHGLKGIPNESEAIHVGRDILLSEATGVHYHICHVSTEQSVRLIRLGKSVGVNVTSEVCPHHLLLSDEHIPDSMDANWKMNPPLRTPKDVDACIQGLEDGTIDIIVTDHAPHSEEEKARGMERAPFGIVGFETAFPLLYTKFVRTGRWSLDFLIRRMTSDPARVFRLPYGTLKVGAPADLILIDLENEREVDPGKFLTKGRNTPFTGWKLFGWPTLTMVDGKIVWTEENGINR; encoded by the coding sequence ATGGCAACATGGATACTAAACGCGAAGACGCTAAACCAGGAAACCGGCTCTACTGAGATCAAACACGTAAGGGTAGACAACGGACTTATCGCGGAATGGTTGGACGGCTCCGTTATGCCGGATACGGCTGGCGCAGAAGTCATCGATGCGCAGGGCAAGCTAATCTCGCCAGGATTGATCGATATGCACGTTCACTTGCGCGAACCGGGTTTTGAATATAAGGAAACGATCGCTACCGGAACCGAATCCGCCGCGAAAGGCGGTTTTACCGTCATCGCGCCAATGCCTAACACGCGCCCCGTGATGGACACACCGGAAACGATTCGACTCGTTCTGGATAAAGCGGCGACCGAAGGCGTCGTACGCGTACTGCCTTATGCGGCGATTACGAAAAACGAGCTCGGACGCGAATTGACGGACTTCGCCGCGCTTAAGCAAGCCGGAGCGATCGGATTCACGGATGACGGCGTCGGCGTACAGAACGCGCAAATGATGAAAAACGCGATGACTCTGGCTCAGTCGCTTGATATGCCGATCATCGCGCACTGCGAAGACGACACTCTTGTTGAAGGAGCGGCAGTCTCCGAAGGAGCTTTTGCTAGGAAACACGGTCTGAAAGGCATACCGAACGAATCCGAAGCGATTCATGTCGGCAGAGACATCCTGTTATCCGAAGCGACAGGAGTTCATTATCATATCTGTCACGTCAGTACGGAACAATCGGTGCGCCTGATCCGCTTGGGTAAATCCGTCGGAGTGAACGTGACCTCGGAGGTTTGCCCGCATCATCTGCTCCTCTCGGACGAACATATTCCGGACAGCATGGATGCCAACTGGAAAATGAATCCGCCGCTACGGACGCCTAAAGACGTGGATGCTTGCATTCAAGGTCTGGAGGATGGAACGATCGACATTATCGTCACCGACCATGCTCCCCATAGCGAAGAAGAAAAGGCTCGCGGCATGGAGAGGGCTCCGTTCGGAATCGTCGGTTTTGAAACGGCATTTCCGCTTCTTTATACGAAATTCGTCCGAACGGGACGTTGGAGCCTAGATTTCCTGATTCGCCGCATGACCTCCGATCCGGCAAGAGTATTCCGGTTACCTTACGGAACGCTGAAGGTAGGCGCACCCGCGGATCTTATACTTATCGATCTCGAGAACGAACGGGAAGTCGATCCCGGGAAGTTCCTTACGAAAGGCCGCAACACCCCGTTCACGGGGTGGAAATTATTTGGCTGGCCGACATTGACGATGGTTGATGGCAAGATTGTTTGGACAGAAGAGAACGGCATTAACCGCTAA
- the pyrF gene encoding orotidine-5'-phosphate decarboxylase codes for MAALTRLEAAGKIMVALDKPDAAAALAVADQLRGSGCWMKVGMELFYATGPSIVQELKARGFRIFLDLKMHDIPNTVRGGARSITRMGVDLFNVHGAGGIAMMKAAAEGVKDAVDAGEAKQAPIVIAVTQLTSTSQTVLNEEIGIAGLVEDAVVRYAKLAREAGLQGVVASPLEVAAIKAACGTDFVTVTPGIRPRGADAGDQSRITTPHEAVMGGTDYLVIGRPITAALNPSEALDNILKEMTEQ; via the coding sequence ATGGCAGCACTAACTCGGTTAGAAGCAGCGGGGAAAATCATGGTTGCGCTAGACAAACCGGATGCCGCGGCCGCATTGGCGGTGGCCGATCAACTGCGGGGATCGGGGTGTTGGATGAAGGTTGGAATGGAGCTCTTCTACGCAACCGGTCCATCCATTGTGCAAGAGTTGAAGGCAAGGGGGTTTCGTATCTTCCTCGACTTGAAAATGCACGATATCCCGAATACCGTCCGCGGCGGCGCTAGGAGCATCACCCGAATGGGAGTCGACCTGTTTAACGTTCACGGAGCCGGAGGCATCGCCATGATGAAAGCCGCCGCCGAAGGGGTAAAGGACGCGGTAGATGCAGGCGAAGCGAAACAAGCGCCTATCGTCATTGCGGTTACGCAACTTACGAGCACGAGCCAAACCGTACTTAATGAAGAAATCGGCATCGCCGGGCTAGTAGAAGATGCCGTAGTCAGGTATGCTAAGCTAGCTCGCGAAGCTGGTCTTCAGGGTGTCGTCGCCTCTCCTCTCGAAGTCGCCGCGATTAAAGCCGCATGCGGAACGGACTTTGTTACGGTAACGCCTGGCATAAGGCCAAGAGGAGCGGATGCGGGCGATCAATCCCGTATCACGACGCCGCATGAAGCGGTAATGGGCGGAACCGATTACCTTGTCATCGGTCGGCCGATAACGGCGGCGCTTAACCCGTCTGAAGCATTGGACAACATATTGAAGGAGATGACCGAACAATGA
- the lspA gene encoding signal peptidase II encodes MQRRVWPIWTYYVIAVVVFLIDYASKKIINRTVELDTEKIPVLGDFFVITHIRNRGAAFGMLQEQRLFFLIVTVVVVVGILWYLHRSFRSGSTLLLVALAVILGGAVGNFLDRALFGEVVDFLQFNFGSYTFPIFNLADTAICIGVGLVILDSFLTMKQENKSNGNGDQPQEQQSV; translated from the coding sequence ATGCAACGTCGAGTTTGGCCTATTTGGACCTATTATGTCATCGCAGTTGTCGTTTTTCTAATTGATTATGCGAGCAAAAAAATCATTAATCGCACGGTGGAACTGGATACCGAGAAAATTCCGGTTCTGGGGGATTTTTTCGTTATCACTCATATCCGTAACCGAGGCGCAGCATTCGGAATGCTTCAGGAGCAACGTCTGTTTTTTCTGATCGTTACGGTTGTCGTCGTCGTGGGCATTCTTTGGTATTTGCACCGTTCGTTCCGCTCGGGAAGCACGCTTTTGCTTGTTGCTTTGGCTGTCATTCTTGGCGGCGCGGTAGGGAATTTTCTGGATCGCGCGCTATTTGGAGAAGTCGTGGATTTTCTGCAATTTAACTTTGGGTCGTATACGTTTCCGATCTTTAATCTGGCCGATACCGCAATATGCATCGGCGTAGGATTAGTCATCTTGGATTCGTTTCTGACCATGAAACAGGAGAATAAATCGAATGGCAATGGAGATCAACCCCAAGAACAGCAATCCGTCTGA
- the pyrR gene encoding bifunctional pyr operon transcriptional regulator/uracil phosphoribosyltransferase PyrR → MSDSRVIMDESAIRRALTRIAHEMVEKNKGIQGCVLIGIRTRGIYLAKRVAERILEIEGHPVAVGELDITRYRDDRPHIAESSITTPDEELKLLVKDKRIILFDDVLYTGRTIRAALDALMDCGRPQSIQLAVLVDRGHRELPIRPDYVGKNVPTSRHEQIDVSLQEIDDDDCVTILHPREAEIGR, encoded by the coding sequence ATGTCAGACTCCCGCGTCATCATGGATGAATCCGCCATTCGGCGGGCGCTTACCCGAATTGCTCACGAGATGGTCGAGAAAAATAAAGGGATTCAAGGCTGCGTGCTCATCGGTATCCGGACAAGGGGCATTTACCTTGCCAAACGCGTAGCCGAGCGGATTTTGGAAATCGAAGGCCATCCGGTTGCGGTCGGCGAGCTGGACATTACCCGATATCGCGACGATCGGCCTCACATCGCCGAATCAAGCATCACGACTCCGGATGAGGAGTTGAAGCTTTTGGTAAAGGATAAACGAATCATCCTTTTCGACGATGTGCTCTATACGGGACGGACGATACGCGCGGCATTGGATGCTCTCATGGATTGCGGGCGACCGCAGTCGATCCAACTCGCGGTTCTGGTGGACCGGGGACATCGCGAATTGCCGATTCGTCCCGATTACGTTGGCAAGAACGTGCCGACCTCTCGGCACGAGCAGATTGACGTTTCGTTACAGGAGATCGACGACGACGATTGCGTCACGATTCTTCATCCGCGAGAAGCGGAGATCGGTCGATAA